The following proteins are encoded in a genomic region of Microbacterium sp. NC79:
- a CDS encoding NAD(P)/FAD-dependent oxidoreductase: MTTTVDVLVIGAGFAGVYSTIHADRAGYSVLGIEAGSEVGGTWYWNRYPGARCDVESLDYSYSFDPELENEWRWSERYATQPEILRYFQFVADRFDVRRHYRFNERVTAAAWDEAAQRWSVTTDAGDTISAQWLIMATGSLSNPNLPDIAGRDSFAGETYLTAMWPEEAPDFTGKRVAVIGTGSSGVQSVPHFARQAAEVVVYQRSANYSVPAFNRELTDEEWEASRPTLAERRAISWAGGAGSPWNSHPVPFDEVPQDERDAVFAEAWERGGVLFGKAFAEQTVREDINDAARVYFEARLADIVTDPQTRSDLTPTDHAIGTKRICTDSGYYQTFNEEHVHLVNLRREPITEITADGIRTAEAMREHDVIVYATGFDALTGALSAINPIGRDGRSLAAEWADGPQTLLGLMVPGFPNMFTLNGPGSPSVLSNMALTSEQQGAWALRAIADATAAGHTSIEPRDDAAAAWTAHVVAVGDRTLFGNAPSWYTGANIAGKKRVFLPYLGGFANYTAQCTAAADKGYEGFVLSTASTAAVPASV, translated from the coding sequence ATGACCACCACCGTTGACGTTCTCGTTATTGGCGCCGGCTTCGCTGGCGTCTACAGCACCATTCACGCCGACCGCGCTGGCTACAGCGTGCTCGGTATCGAAGCCGGCTCGGAGGTCGGCGGAACCTGGTACTGGAACCGCTACCCAGGTGCGCGCTGCGACGTGGAAAGCCTGGACTACTCGTACTCATTCGACCCGGAGCTGGAAAACGAGTGGCGTTGGAGTGAGCGCTACGCCACGCAGCCCGAGATTCTGCGGTACTTCCAGTTCGTCGCCGATCGCTTCGATGTGCGTCGCCACTACCGCTTCAATGAGCGGGTCACGGCCGCGGCGTGGGACGAAGCCGCCCAGCGCTGGAGCGTCACGACAGACGCGGGCGACACGATTTCGGCGCAGTGGCTCATCATGGCCACGGGTAGCCTGTCGAACCCCAACCTGCCCGATATCGCTGGCCGCGACTCGTTCGCAGGCGAAACTTACCTCACCGCAATGTGGCCGGAGGAGGCGCCAGACTTTACCGGCAAGCGTGTTGCCGTCATCGGAACCGGTTCTTCCGGCGTGCAGTCGGTGCCGCACTTCGCACGCCAGGCCGCCGAGGTCGTCGTGTACCAGCGCAGCGCCAACTACAGCGTTCCTGCGTTCAACCGCGAGCTGACGGATGAGGAGTGGGAAGCGTCGCGTCCGACGCTTGCCGAGCGTCGTGCGATCTCGTGGGCAGGCGGTGCTGGCTCCCCGTGGAACAGCCACCCGGTTCCGTTCGACGAGGTTCCGCAAGACGAGCGCGACGCGGTGTTCGCCGAGGCGTGGGAGCGCGGCGGCGTCTTGTTCGGCAAGGCGTTTGCTGAACAGACCGTTCGCGAAGACATTAACGACGCGGCCAGGGTCTACTTCGAAGCGCGTCTGGCCGATATCGTGACCGATCCGCAAACGCGCTCTGACCTCACCCCGACCGACCACGCGATCGGCACGAAGCGCATCTGCACCGACTCGGGCTACTACCAAACGTTCAACGAGGAGCACGTGCACCTCGTGAACCTGCGTCGCGAGCCGATTACGGAAATCACCGCTGACGGCATCCGCACCGCGGAGGCGATGCGGGAGCACGACGTCATCGTGTATGCGACGGGCTTTGACGCCCTCACTGGTGCCCTGTCAGCGATCAATCCCATTGGCCGCGATGGTCGGTCACTTGCGGCGGAGTGGGCCGATGGCCCGCAGACGTTGCTTGGCCTGATGGTCCCCGGCTTCCCCAACATGTTCACCCTGAACGGGCCCGGCAGCCCCAGCGTGCTCAGCAACATGGCTCTCACGAGCGAGCAGCAGGGCGCGTGGGCGCTGCGGGCGATTGCGGACGCAACCGCCGCTGGCCACACGAGCATCGAGCCTCGCGACGATGCTGCCGCTGCGTGGACCGCGCACGTTGTCGCAGTCGGTGACCGCACGCTGTTCGGCAACGCGCCGAGCTGGTACACCGGAGCGAACATCGCAGGCAAGAAGCGCGTCTTCCTGCCGTACCTCGGCGGCTTCGCGAACTACACCGCGCAGTGCACGGCTGCCGCAGACAAGGGCTACGAGGGCTTCGTGCTGAGCACGGCAAGCACCGCCGCTGTCCCGGCCTCGGTCTAA
- a CDS encoding alpha/beta hydrolase: MNETQQMLAVLNEGFPNLTAMSPLDARAAVDARVVPATNIDAVSHTEDVTIGSDLLVRVYYPHQVADGTAVVVFAHGGGYLHGSIASHDRFCREWSAEMQSIVVSVQYRLAPEVTALESIDDVITSARWAAQQWPERGVILAGDSAGGGIAASATLQLRDQGNSPVVGQVLFYPMLDPLMESDTYRTNAEGYFVTAELLAYYWEQTIGTRPELREDARVNALRGEHHEVPPTLIVTAGLDPLAGEGAALASALASAGTRVTLRTYPDLFHGFITYATFGPAVSARRILWADLNNFFGAQEAHS, encoded by the coding sequence ATGAACGAAACGCAACAAATGCTCGCGGTCCTCAACGAAGGATTCCCCAACCTCACCGCGATGAGCCCGCTTGACGCCCGTGCCGCTGTCGATGCCCGCGTGGTTCCGGCCACCAATATCGACGCCGTCAGCCATACAGAAGACGTCACCATTGGTTCCGATCTGCTGGTGCGGGTGTACTACCCACACCAGGTGGCTGACGGAACCGCGGTGGTCGTTTTCGCGCATGGCGGCGGTTACCTGCATGGTTCTATTGCCAGCCACGACCGGTTTTGCCGGGAGTGGAGCGCTGAAATGCAGTCGATCGTGGTGTCAGTGCAGTACCGGCTGGCACCGGAGGTAACCGCGCTCGAATCCATTGATGACGTGATCACTTCCGCACGATGGGCTGCGCAGCAGTGGCCAGAGCGCGGCGTCATTCTCGCCGGAGACAGCGCGGGTGGCGGTATCGCGGCCAGTGCCACGCTCCAACTGCGCGATCAGGGCAACTCCCCCGTCGTTGGGCAGGTGTTGTTCTATCCGATGCTTGATCCGCTGATGGAATCCGACACCTATCGCACCAACGCTGAGGGATATTTCGTCACGGCAGAACTGCTCGCCTACTACTGGGAGCAGACCATCGGAACCAGACCCGAGTTGCGCGAAGACGCGCGGGTTAACGCGTTGCGGGGTGAGCACCACGAGGTTCCCCCCACGCTCATCGTGACGGCGGGCCTTGACCCCCTCGCAGGCGAAGGCGCAGCTCTCGCGTCGGCTCTCGCATCGGCGGGAACGCGCGTCACATTGCGCACCTACCCCGACCTCTTTCACGGCTTCATCACGTATGCCACCTTTGGCCCGGCAGTCAGTGCACGCCGCATTCTTTGGGCCGATCTGAACAACTTCTTTGGCGCGCAGGAGGCGCACTCATGA
- a CDS encoding PadR family transcriptional regulator, which translates to MAPTDDTPIVDIPPTGWAALGVLSFGGEFSGYDVKRWAEQSLAFFYWAPSHSQIYAELRRLEKLGLAESRVDQTYEARSRRLYTMTELGKQNITRWADELPPEPVVLKHPLMLRVWAAHNGDRGRLRELLEAHKRESLERAERAEQHSANSAKVDDWEYATIALEWSARYHRDEAARIDWLLQRLERATPSA; encoded by the coding sequence GTGGCACCCACAGACGACACCCCCATCGTTGATATTCCACCCACAGGGTGGGCCGCTCTTGGCGTGCTCTCTTTTGGTGGCGAGTTCTCCGGGTATGACGTAAAACGCTGGGCGGAGCAGAGCCTTGCGTTCTTCTACTGGGCACCGTCGCACAGTCAGATTTATGCCGAACTGCGACGGTTGGAAAAGCTCGGGCTCGCCGAATCGCGCGTCGATCAGACGTATGAGGCGCGCTCGCGGCGGCTCTATACGATGACCGAACTTGGTAAGCAGAACATCACGCGCTGGGCCGACGAGTTGCCGCCAGAACCCGTCGTCCTCAAACACCCGCTGATGCTGCGCGTTTGGGCGGCGCACAACGGTGACCGCGGTCGACTGCGCGAGTTACTTGAGGCGCATAAGCGGGAGTCTCTTGAGCGCGCTGAACGGGCAGAACAGCACAGCGCCAACTCAGCGAAGGTGGATGACTGGGAGTATGCGACAATCGCGCTTGAGTGGTCGGCGCGCTATCACCGCGACGAAGCTGCGCGCATTGATTGGTTGCTCCAGCGGCTCGAGCGGGCCACGCCCAGCGCATAG
- a CDS encoding carbohydrate kinase family protein: MHNVARIAIFGPASWNQLVVLDRLPEPVPHMQFADEYWHTVGGTSAGKALHLTSLGANVALHALISDDGDGQRVASALRAAGVELTAHLSDVTERHLNLMTQAGERVSLYLSTPSAASAQQQADLLAALRGSDHAVIDLTETGRMLIGQVRDSANPPIVWVDLHDYDGAAEFHEPFVQNADIVFMNGDATDDPEALLLSCIARGVHLAVCTLGAAGAIAVDSSGTVVRVAAADAGDIVDTNGAGDAFMAGFMVAHVAGATLDASLHAGAQQACVALQTRHLHPALNAALG, from the coding sequence ATGCACAACGTTGCGCGCATCGCGATTTTCGGCCCCGCATCCTGGAACCAACTCGTCGTGCTTGATCGCTTACCCGAACCCGTACCGCACATGCAGTTTGCCGACGAGTACTGGCATACCGTCGGCGGAACCAGCGCGGGTAAGGCGCTTCATCTGACCTCGCTTGGGGCCAACGTCGCGCTGCACGCGCTGATTTCTGACGACGGTGACGGACAGCGCGTTGCTTCAGCCCTGCGCGCGGCTGGTGTCGAGCTGACCGCACATCTGTCAGACGTTACCGAACGGCATCTCAACCTGATGACCCAGGCAGGCGAGCGGGTGTCGCTGTACCTGTCAACGCCCTCGGCCGCATCCGCGCAACAGCAGGCCGACCTGCTTGCGGCGCTGCGTGGTTCCGATCATGCCGTCATCGACCTCACCGAAACTGGGCGCATGCTCATCGGCCAGGTGCGGGATTCTGCGAACCCACCGATCGTGTGGGTCGATCTGCATGACTACGATGGCGCGGCTGAATTTCACGAGCCTTTTGTGCAGAACGCCGACATTGTATTTATGAACGGCGACGCCACTGACGACCCTGAGGCGCTCCTTTTGTCGTGCATTGCGCGGGGCGTGCACTTAGCGGTCTGCACGCTGGGGGCTGCCGGAGCGATCGCCGTGGATTCGAGCGGAACCGTGGTGCGCGTAGCCGCTGCGGACGCTGGCGACATTGTCGACACGAATGGCGCGGGCGATGCCTTTATGGCTGGGTTCATGGTTGCGCATGTGGCGGGTGCCACGTTGGACGCGAGCCTGCACGCGGGTGCGCAACAGGCATGCGTGGCCCTTCAGACGCGGCACCTCCATCCCGCGCTAAACGCGGCGCTCGGGTGA
- a CDS encoding SAV_915 family protein — MTNPTVVPPVVYVAIRTRNEGTEMAAEIRELRDGRTALLTYTSLDRLLDLAGPNQAWIVVRTEELEGLKKEQPFDVVIFDLEIPEMYRADGAIA; from the coding sequence ATGACCAATCCAACCGTTGTACCACCCGTCGTTTATGTCGCGATTCGCACGCGCAACGAGGGTACTGAAATGGCTGCCGAGATTCGCGAACTTCGCGATGGCCGCACAGCACTGCTGACCTACACGTCGCTCGATCGCCTCCTGGATTTGGCTGGGCCAAACCAGGCGTGGATTGTGGTGCGCACTGAAGAGCTCGAAGGACTCAAGAAGGAGCAGCCCTTCGACGTTGTCATCTTCGACCTCGAGATTCCCGAGATGTATCGCGCGGACGGGGCAATCGCATGA
- a CDS encoding metal ABC transporter solute-binding protein, Zn/Mn family, with amino-acid sequence MHRSLALSLLAVTAITLAGCSSTPAAEDGRLQVVATTSVYGSIVEEIGGEHVVVTSLISSAAQDPHEYEPSSKDKLIVNRADLVVSNGGGYDAFVGGLITKAELPVIEAVSFAPDYPGQSAHDDHAHDDEHAHDDHQHDEAAAHDDSTADEHEGHDHIAGFNEHVWYDPAVVAGLAAEVAERLSALDPDNAADYEQNALALGADLDGLSEEIKALAAAQDHTHILVTEPVALRLTDLLGMHNVTPAAFLEAVEEGQDVAPATLLHTLQVLEDDDIALVVANAQTGGNETERIIDDAEKAGIAVLEFSEVLPDGHTYVTWMSENIAALARALEPVS; translated from the coding sequence ATGCACCGCTCCCTCGCGCTCTCTTTGCTCGCTGTCACTGCGATCACCCTTGCCGGGTGCTCCTCGACTCCTGCAGCGGAGGATGGCCGACTTCAGGTGGTCGCCACGACGAGCGTGTACGGAAGCATCGTTGAAGAAATTGGGGGCGAACATGTTGTTGTCACCTCCTTGATTTCGTCAGCTGCCCAAGACCCACACGAGTATGAGCCTTCATCGAAGGACAAGCTGATCGTCAACCGCGCAGATCTGGTGGTCAGTAACGGTGGCGGCTATGACGCTTTTGTTGGTGGTCTCATTACGAAGGCAGAGCTGCCCGTTATCGAGGCAGTATCGTTCGCGCCGGATTACCCTGGGCAGAGCGCTCACGATGACCACGCGCATGACGACGAGCACGCGCATGACGATCATCAGCATGATGAGGCTGCCGCCCACGATGACTCCACGGCCGACGAACACGAAGGCCATGACCACATCGCGGGGTTCAACGAGCACGTTTGGTATGACCCCGCCGTCGTCGCAGGGCTCGCCGCCGAGGTGGCCGAACGTCTCAGTGCGCTCGACCCCGACAACGCTGCCGACTATGAGCAGAATGCTCTTGCGCTTGGCGCCGACCTTGACGGTCTGTCCGAGGAAATTAAGGCGCTCGCGGCGGCCCAGGACCACACGCACATTCTGGTGACCGAGCCCGTCGCATTGCGACTCACTGACCTGCTGGGAATGCACAATGTCACCCCAGCCGCCTTCCTTGAAGCAGTAGAAGAAGGCCAGGACGTCGCCCCCGCTACGCTCCTGCACACACTGCAGGTGCTGGAAGATGACGACATTGCACTGGTTGTTGCGAATGCTCAGACCGGCGGCAATGAGACCGAACGCATCATCGACGACGCCGAGAAGGCGGGTATCGCGGTGCTGGAATTCTCAGAAGTGCTCCCAGACGGCCACACCTATGTCACCTGGATGAGCGAAAACATCGCCGCCCTCGCCCGAGCCTTGGAGCCCGTCTCGTGA
- a CDS encoding metal ABC transporter ATP-binding protein, with product MNNPLDIRGGALRRDGRTLWADLDLTVHPGELIAVLGPSGSGKTSLVRAILGLDKLSGGTITVLGAPVVRKGNRRVGYIPQQRPLPPDTSLRGRDLITLGVTGHRFGLPIRRKADAERVERLIDAVDARAFADRPVGQLSGGEQQRLRAGQALADEPGLLLCDEPLTSLDLANQQGLVALVDDYRKRTQAGVLLVTHDINPVLDSVDRILYLAGGKFTLGTPAEVLNSAVLSDLYGAPVEVLRAGGRLVVVGAPDAGEAHCHAEADAHGEDL from the coding sequence GTGAATAACCCGCTGGACATTCGCGGCGGCGCGCTTCGTCGCGATGGCCGCACGCTGTGGGCTGACCTCGATCTGACCGTGCATCCTGGCGAGCTCATCGCTGTTCTCGGTCCGAGCGGCTCAGGCAAGACGAGTCTGGTGCGCGCGATTTTAGGACTCGACAAGCTGAGCGGCGGAACCATTACCGTGCTGGGCGCGCCGGTGGTACGCAAAGGCAATCGCCGCGTTGGATACATTCCGCAGCAGCGCCCGCTCCCACCCGACACATCGCTGCGCGGGCGAGACCTCATCACGCTTGGCGTGACCGGACATCGCTTTGGCTTACCGATTCGACGGAAAGCCGACGCCGAGCGTGTTGAGCGCCTCATTGACGCGGTCGATGCACGAGCATTTGCTGATCGCCCGGTTGGGCAACTCTCCGGCGGCGAGCAACAGCGCCTGCGCGCAGGTCAGGCACTCGCCGATGAACCCGGCCTCCTCCTGTGTGACGAACCACTCACGAGCCTTGACCTTGCCAATCAGCAGGGTCTTGTCGCGCTGGTCGATGACTATCGAAAGCGTACGCAGGCGGGAGTGCTGTTGGTGACGCACGATATCAACCCGGTGCTCGACTCTGTCGATCGCATCCTCTACCTCGCCGGCGGCAAGTTCACGCTCGGTACCCCCGCCGAAGTGCTTAATAGCGCTGTGCTCAGCGATCTCTACGGCGCACCCGTCGAGGTGCTGCGTGCTGGCGGCAGACTCGTTGTCGTGGGGGCCCCAGACGCGGGTGAAGCCCACTGCCATGCCGAAGCCGATGCACACGGAGAAGACCTGTGA
- a CDS encoding metal ABC transporter permease, with amino-acid sequence MNWNDIAELMFGGVPFYGEILGLVWMSLVAGAVLGLVGGLIGTFVMQRDMAFAVHGISELSFAGAAAALLIGADVVTGSVVGSVIAAAIIGLMGAKARERNSVIGVLMPFGLGLGVLFLSLYDGRSANRFSLLTGQIVSVQSPQLASLLIISSVVLIGLLLMWRPLRFDSLDPQSAAARGVPTTVVSLAFMVLLGLIVAVAVHIVGALLVMALIVTPAAAAMRVATGPIAVPLLAASFGVVSAVGGILLAVMGTLPVSPYITTVSFLIYIACRVVGARRDRVTPVA; translated from the coding sequence GTGAACTGGAATGACATTGCCGAGCTGATGTTCGGTGGGGTGCCGTTCTACGGCGAAATCCTCGGCCTGGTCTGGATGTCGCTCGTCGCAGGCGCCGTCCTCGGACTCGTTGGCGGGCTCATTGGCACCTTCGTGATGCAACGCGACATGGCGTTCGCTGTGCACGGTATCAGTGAACTGTCTTTTGCGGGCGCAGCAGCCGCACTCCTCATCGGCGCAGATGTCGTGACCGGCTCGGTTGTTGGTTCCGTCATCGCCGCCGCAATAATCGGGCTCATGGGGGCTAAGGCGCGAGAGCGAAACTCCGTGATCGGTGTGCTGATGCCCTTCGGGCTCGGTCTTGGTGTGCTGTTCTTGAGCCTCTATGACGGCCGCAGCGCGAACCGGTTCAGCCTCCTGACCGGTCAGATCGTGTCGGTGCAGAGCCCGCAGCTCGCGTCGCTTCTCATCATTTCGAGCGTCGTGCTCATCGGTCTTCTGCTGATGTGGCGTCCGCTGCGCTTTGACTCACTCGATCCCCAGTCGGCGGCCGCACGCGGGGTTCCGACCACCGTCGTGTCGCTGGCATTCATGGTGCTGCTTGGACTCATCGTTGCCGTTGCCGTGCACATTGTCGGCGCGCTCCTGGTGATGGCACTCATCGTGACGCCGGCAGCGGCCGCGATGCGCGTGGCCACCGGGCCGATCGCTGTGCCGCTGTTGGCGGCATCGTTCGGCGTCGTTTCCGCCGTCGGTGGCATCCTGCTTGCCGTCATGGGAACCCTTCCGGTGAGCCCGTACATCACCACGGTCAGCTTCCTCATCTACATCGCCTGCCGCGTGGTGGGCGCTCGTCGAGATCGCGTCACACCTGTGGCGTAG
- a CDS encoding Fur family transcriptional regulator, whose product MAQRNTWQRERVREALADAGGFVSAQALYAALREDNTGIGLATVYRALASLASNGDADSLQSPEGESLYRACSSAGHHHHLICRRCGLTVEIAATDVEQWARSMAAAHGFTEAEHVVDIFGLCASCGAPREGS is encoded by the coding sequence ATGGCTCAACGGAACACGTGGCAGCGCGAACGAGTGCGCGAAGCACTCGCCGACGCGGGCGGTTTTGTGAGCGCGCAGGCGCTCTATGCGGCGCTTCGTGAGGACAACACCGGAATTGGTCTTGCCACCGTTTATCGTGCGTTGGCGTCGCTAGCCTCCAACGGCGATGCCGACTCCCTGCAGAGCCCAGAGGGTGAGTCGTTGTACCGCGCGTGTTCGTCCGCAGGGCACCATCACCACCTGATTTGCCGCCGCTGCGGGCTCACCGTGGAAATCGCCGCGACCGACGTCGAGCAGTGGGCGCGATCGATGGCCGCAGCGCACGGCTTCACCGAGGCGGAACACGTTGTGGACATCTTCGGACTGTGTGCGTCGTGCGGGGCTCCTCGAGAAGGCTCATGA
- a CDS encoding permease, with protein MTTTRSRSASRTATLIGVGLAVVAALIAIDVWAPTLFSIDLPDRAQDGLTLALSVLIEALPWVILGVTLSIVVQVWLPSGMLERLMPKRAWTRRMALSLLGVIVPVCECGNVPFARGLMMRGFSPADTLTFLIAAPIVNPIVIITTHAAFGWDGGILIARLLGGFVVANLIGWVFSRHPNPDALLTEKFLATCDAAHHAHAAKTERTLTQFIIELRAVMPALVVGSALAGAVQVLIPREALIAIGSNPVLSIVTMMALAMIVAICSNVDAFFALSFASTFSSGSIVAFLVVGPIVDVKMLALMRTTFTTRTLAIIVAIVLLFAFVLGIGVNLFV; from the coding sequence ATGACGACAACGCGTTCACGGAGCGCGTCGCGGACGGCAACGCTGATTGGTGTCGGGCTCGCCGTGGTGGCCGCGCTGATTGCGATCGATGTGTGGGCGCCGACGTTATTCAGCATCGACCTCCCTGATCGCGCACAGGACGGTTTGACGCTCGCATTGAGCGTTCTCATCGAGGCGCTACCGTGGGTGATTCTCGGCGTCACGCTGTCGATCGTCGTGCAAGTGTGGCTACCGTCTGGCATGCTCGAGCGGCTTATGCCAAAACGGGCATGGACTCGTCGGATGGCGCTCTCCCTTCTGGGAGTCATCGTTCCGGTCTGTGAATGCGGCAACGTGCCGTTCGCTCGCGGACTCATGATGCGCGGGTTTAGTCCGGCAGACACGCTGACATTCTTGATCGCTGCGCCGATCGTCAACCCCATCGTGATCATCACGACCCACGCCGCATTCGGGTGGGACGGCGGCATCCTTATTGCGCGCCTGCTCGGTGGTTTCGTCGTGGCTAACCTCATCGGATGGGTTTTCTCCCGTCACCCGAACCCTGACGCCCTGCTTACCGAGAAGTTCCTCGCGACGTGCGATGCCGCACACCATGCGCACGCGGCGAAGACGGAACGCACGCTCACGCAGTTCATCATCGAGTTGCGTGCGGTGATGCCTGCGCTCGTCGTCGGTTCCGCGCTCGCCGGTGCCGTTCAAGTGCTTATTCCTCGAGAGGCATTAATAGCGATCGGCTCGAATCCGGTGTTGTCGATCGTCACAATGATGGCGCTCGCAATGATCGTCGCGATCTGTTCAAACGTCGACGCGTTCTTCGCGCTCTCATTTGCCAGCACGTTCTCGTCTGGCTCGATCGTTGCGTTCCTCGTGGTTGGGCCGATTGTTGACGTCAAGATGCTCGCCCTCATGCGCACGACCTTCACGACACGCACTCTCGCGATTATCGTCGCGATCGTGCTGCTCTTCGCCTTCGTGCTGGGAATCGGGGTGAACCTCTTTGTCTAG
- a CDS encoding TIGR03943 family protein: MSTVASLGTRLLGVGITAAIAVATIVLAATGNLALYINPDGAWFAVGMAAIALIGCVASFGIGLGREAEHDHDHGDAAARPGRRLIGAVVGAIGGTIALTVVAAALLLPPASLSAQTAMDRDLGVTPLFGGEDVIALATTGDTATFGVGDWASVFATAPDSRLYEGTTVTLSGFVTPSKADGTTQLTRLVVTHCVIDAQPASIPLVEVADNAATGEWVSIEGVVEANARGNLVVRTISVTPIDEPVDPYEY, encoded by the coding sequence ATGTCGACCGTGGCCTCTCTCGGAACACGCCTGCTCGGTGTGGGGATCACTGCGGCCATCGCTGTTGCGACGATCGTTCTCGCAGCGACAGGAAATCTGGCGCTTTACATCAACCCAGATGGCGCCTGGTTTGCCGTGGGAATGGCGGCCATCGCGTTGATCGGATGTGTCGCGTCATTCGGAATTGGCTTAGGCCGTGAGGCAGAGCATGATCACGATCACGGCGACGCTGCTGCCCGACCAGGGCGACGCCTGATCGGGGCGGTCGTGGGCGCCATTGGCGGAACGATTGCGCTGACCGTTGTTGCCGCTGCGCTGCTATTACCGCCCGCGTCGCTGTCAGCCCAGACCGCAATGGATCGTGACCTGGGAGTGACGCCTCTGTTTGGTGGTGAAGACGTCATCGCCCTCGCAACGACTGGTGACACCGCTACATTTGGCGTCGGCGACTGGGCAAGCGTTTTCGCCACCGCACCGGACTCGAGACTTTACGAGGGGACGACGGTGACGTTGTCGGGGTTTGTGACGCCGTCCAAGGCTGACGGAACGACACAGTTGACCCGCCTCGTCGTCACCCACTGCGTGATTGACGCCCAGCCAGCCAGCATTCCGCTCGTGGAAGTGGCAGATAACGCCGCAACCGGCGAATGGGTCAGTATCGAAGGCGTTGTTGAAGCAAACGCGAGGGGCAACCTGGTGGTGCGCACCATCAGCGTCACCCCGATTGATGAACCGGTGGATCCGTATGAGTACTGA
- a CDS encoding DNA-3-methyladenine glycosylase produces the protein MVLPQSVLRPATRADLLGYAAEVAPTLLGGVLRVTTSEGAVAVRITEVEAYHGRGTGDIADPGSHARMGRTDRNATMWGEPGHLYVYLSHGIHSCVNVAAGPEGRGDGMLLRAGEVIEGVDLARQRRSLPGPDGMRTPRDRDLARGPGRLGQAVGLRHPRHDGIDAITHGEQDGAIAELFLRAQPLIEFSQGPRVGVAGVAGTSAFPWRFWITDDPTVSPFRPGRGAVEPHRGSGAAGFIADRST, from the coding sequence ATGGTGCTCCCGCAGTCAGTTCTAAGGCCAGCGACGCGCGCTGACCTGCTTGGCTATGCCGCCGAGGTCGCGCCGACTCTCCTGGGGGGCGTCCTGCGCGTTACGACGAGCGAGGGTGCGGTGGCGGTGCGCATCACTGAGGTCGAGGCCTATCACGGGCGGGGAACGGGGGATATCGCCGACCCGGGATCCCACGCCCGGATGGGGCGCACTGATCGCAATGCCACCATGTGGGGAGAGCCCGGTCACCTGTATGTCTACCTCAGCCACGGCATTCACTCCTGCGTGAACGTCGCAGCCGGCCCAGAAGGGCGCGGCGACGGCATGCTGTTACGCGCTGGCGAGGTGATTGAGGGGGTGGACCTCGCGCGGCAGCGGCGTAGCCTGCCTGGGCCGGACGGCATGCGAACTCCACGAGATCGGGATCTCGCTCGCGGGCCGGGGAGGCTCGGTCAAGCTGTCGGGCTGCGCCATCCGCGCCACGATGGCATCGACGCCATTACCCATGGGGAGCAGGATGGCGCCATCGCTGAGTTGTTCTTGCGCGCCCAACCGCTGATCGAATTTTCACAGGGACCGCGCGTGGGCGTCGCGGGTGTGGCAGGTACCAGCGCCTTCCCCTGGCGCTTTTGGATCACGGATGATCCAACCGTCTCTCCATTTCGACCTGGCCGCGGCGCAGTCGAGCCGCACCGCGGTTCCGGCGCCGCTGGTTTCATCGCTGACCGTTCCACGTGA
- the rpmB gene encoding 50S ribosomal protein L28, with translation MAAVCQVTGAVPGFGHNISHSHRRTKRRFDPNVQKKTYYVASLGRKITLNVSAKGIKVIDARGIESVVKDLLAKGVKL, from the coding sequence ATGGCAGCAGTGTGCCAGGTGACAGGAGCTGTTCCCGGCTTCGGTCACAACATCAGCCACTCGCACCGCCGGACGAAGCGTCGCTTCGACCCGAACGTGCAGAAGAAGACCTACTACGTTGCATCGCTCGGTCGTAAGATCACGCTCAACGTTTCGGCTAAGGGCATCAAGGTTATTGACGCTCGTGGAATTGAGTCGGTCGTTAAGGACCTCCTCGCGAAGGGTGTGAAGCTCTAA
- the rpmG gene encoding 50S ribosomal protein L33, whose translation MAKKAQDVRPIIKMKSTAGTGYTYVTRKNRRNNPDRLVLKKYDPVVRKHVEFREER comes from the coding sequence ATGGCGAAGAAGGCTCAGGACGTACGTCCGATCATCAAGATGAAGTCGACGGCTGGCACGGGTTACACCTACGTAACCCGCAAGAACCGTCGCAACAACCCCGACCGTCTGGTGCTGAAGAAGTACGACCCCGTCGTACGCAAGCACGTTGAGTTCCGAGAGGAGCGTTAA